From a region of the Kaistia sp. 32K genome:
- a CDS encoding O-acetylhomoserine aminocarboxypropyltransferase, translated as MSEDRLPGFATLAVHAGAQPDPTTGARITPIYQTTSFVFDDVDHAASLFGLQAFGNIYTRITNPTTAVLEERIAALEGGTAALAVASGHAAQLLVFHTLLQPGDEFIASSKLYGGSINQFNHSFKSFGWNVVWADPDDIGSFERAITPKTKAIFIESIANPGGIVIDIAAIAAVAKRAGVPLIVDNTLATPYLCKPFEHGADIVVHSLTKFLGGHGNSMGGVIVDGGRFNWTRESRYPKLSQPLPEYNGVVLAETFGNFAFAIACRVLGLRDLGPAISPQNSFLILTGIETLPLRMQRHSDNARAVAEFLIDHPAVAWVSYAGLPGDRYHNLARRYVPKGAGAVLTFGLKGGYDAGVKVVSTVKLFSHLANIGDTRSLIIHPASTTHRQLSDAQKVVAGAGPDVVRLSVGIEDKEDIIADLEQALAGT; from the coding sequence ATGTCCGAAGACAGGCTGCCCGGTTTCGCAACGCTTGCCGTCCATGCCGGCGCGCAACCCGATCCGACCACCGGCGCTCGCATCACCCCGATCTACCAGACGACCTCCTTCGTCTTCGACGATGTCGACCATGCGGCGTCGCTGTTCGGCCTGCAGGCCTTCGGCAACATCTATACCCGCATCACCAACCCGACCACGGCCGTGCTCGAGGAGCGCATCGCGGCGCTCGAAGGCGGCACCGCCGCGCTCGCGGTCGCGTCCGGCCATGCCGCGCAGCTGCTCGTCTTCCACACGCTGCTGCAGCCCGGTGACGAGTTCATCGCCTCGTCGAAGCTCTATGGCGGCTCGATCAACCAGTTCAACCATTCGTTCAAGAGCTTCGGCTGGAACGTCGTCTGGGCTGATCCCGATGACATCGGCTCGTTCGAGCGGGCGATCACGCCGAAGACCAAGGCGATCTTCATCGAATCGATCGCCAATCCCGGCGGTATCGTCATCGACATCGCCGCCATCGCCGCGGTCGCCAAGCGCGCCGGCGTGCCGCTGATCGTCGACAACACGCTGGCGACGCCCTACCTCTGCAAGCCGTTCGAGCATGGCGCCGACATCGTCGTGCACTCGCTGACCAAGTTCCTCGGCGGCCACGGCAATTCGATGGGCGGCGTGATTGTCGACGGTGGTCGCTTCAACTGGACGCGCGAGTCGCGCTATCCGAAGCTGTCGCAGCCGCTGCCGGAATATAACGGCGTCGTGCTGGCCGAGACCTTCGGCAATTTCGCTTTCGCGATCGCCTGCCGCGTGCTTGGCCTGCGCGATCTCGGCCCGGCGATCTCGCCGCAGAACTCGTTCCTGATCCTGACCGGCATCGAGACGCTGCCGCTGCGCATGCAGAGGCATTCGGACAATGCGCGCGCCGTGGCGGAATTCCTGATCGACCATCCGGCCGTCGCCTGGGTCAGCTATGCCGGCCTGCCGGGCGACCGCTACCACAATCTGGCCCGCCGCTATGTGCCGAAGGGAGCCGGCGCGGTGCTGACCTTTGGTCTCAAGGGCGGCTATGACGCCGGCGTCAAGGTCGTCTCGACGGTGAAGCTGTTCTCGCATCTCGCCAATATCGGCGACACGCGTTCGCTGATCATCCATCCCGCTTCGACCACGCACCGCCAGCTGAGCGATGCGCAGAAGGTTGTTGCCGGAGCCGGCCCCGACGTCGTCCGCCTGTCGGTCGGCATCGAGGACAAGGAAGACATCATCGCCGATCTGGAGCAGGCGCTCGCCGGCACCTGA
- a CDS encoding CoA-binding protein, translating to MNHDRYEDAYLREILQETRTIAVIGASPNATRPSHGVLGYLTASGYETYPIHPGIAGRELFGRMVYARLADVPVPIDMVDVFRNAAAIGGVVDEVLALPVLPKVVWLQLGIRNDAEAARLEAHGIRVVMDRCPAIERPRLIG from the coding sequence ATGAACCACGATCGCTACGAGGATGCCTATCTCCGCGAGATCCTGCAGGAGACGCGGACCATCGCGGTGATCGGCGCCAGCCCCAACGCGACCCGGCCGAGCCATGGCGTGCTCGGCTATCTGACGGCCTCGGGCTACGAGACCTATCCGATCCATCCCGGCATCGCCGGCCGCGAGCTGTTCGGCCGGATGGTCTATGCGCGGCTCGCCGATGTTCCGGTGCCGATCGACATGGTCGACGTCTTCCGCAATGCCGCCGCCATCGGCGGCGTCGTCGACGAGGTTTTGGCGCTGCCGGTCCTGCCGAAGGTCGTGTGGCTTCAGCTCGGTATCCGCAACGATGCCGAGGCGGCCCGTCTGGAGGCGCATGGCATTCGCGTCGTGATGGACCGTTGCCCGGCGATCGAGCGTCCGCGCCTGATCGGCTGA
- a CDS encoding VOC family protein → MTTTGLAPRLSIVTLGVANVPKARAFYEALGWQASSASQEAITFFQLSGVVLALFQRNALADDAHVAPAGDGFRAVTLAHNVGSEAEVDAALAHAVACGARIVKEATKVFWGGYSGYFADLDGHLWEVAYNPFLPFDEAGRPVLPGPQS, encoded by the coding sequence ATGACGACGACAGGCCTCGCACCAAGGCTCAGCATCGTGACGCTCGGCGTCGCCAACGTGCCGAAAGCCCGCGCATTCTACGAGGCGCTCGGCTGGCAGGCGTCCTCCGCCAGCCAGGAAGCGATCACCTTTTTCCAGCTTTCCGGCGTGGTGCTGGCGCTGTTCCAGCGCAACGCGCTCGCCGACGACGCCCATGTGGCGCCGGCGGGCGACGGATTCCGCGCCGTGACGCTGGCGCACAATGTCGGCAGCGAGGCGGAAGTCGATGCCGCGCTGGCGCATGCCGTTGCCTGCGGAGCCCGCATCGTGAAGGAAGCGACAAAGGTCTTCTGGGGCGGCTATTCCGGTTATTTCGCGGATCTGGATGGTCATCTCTGGGAAGTGGCCTACAATCCATTCCTGCCATTCGACGAGGCGGGACGCCCCGTTCTTCCTGGACCGCAGTCATGA
- the rplM gene encoding 50S ribosomal protein L13 has protein sequence MSTISTKPADVEKKWILIDAEGLVVGRLAVIVANRLRGKHKASFTPHVDDGDNVIVINADKVVFTGAKYTDKRYYWHTGYVGGIKERSPRQIIEGKFPERVLEKAVERMIPEGPLGRRQLKNLRVYGGSTHPHEAQQPEVLDVGALNAKNKRIA, from the coding sequence ATGAGCACCATTTCCACCAAGCCGGCGGATGTCGAGAAGAAGTGGATTCTGATCGACGCTGAAGGGCTGGTCGTTGGCCGTCTCGCCGTGATCGTGGCGAACCGTCTGCGCGGCAAGCACAAGGCCAGCTTCACTCCGCATGTCGACGACGGCGACAACGTCATCGTCATCAATGCCGACAAGGTCGTCTTCACGGGCGCCAAGTACACGGACAAGCGCTACTACTGGCACACCGGCTATGTCGGTGGCATCAAGGAGCGCAGCCCCCGCCAGATCATCGAGGGCAAGTTCCCCGAGCGCGTTCTGGAGAAGGCTGTCGAGCGCATGATCCCCGAGGGTCCGCTCGGCCGTCGCCAGCTGAAGAACCTCCGCGTCTATGGCGGCTCGACGCATCCGCATGAGGCTCAGCAGCCGGAAGTGCTCGACGTCGGCGCCCTGAATGCCAAGAACAAGAGGATTGCCTGA
- the rpsI gene encoding 30S ribosomal protein S9, with protein MADLQSLQDLAVISSENAAPVHVQKLDAQGRAYATGKRKNAIARVWIKPGSGKIIVNGKEFRGYFARPVLQMLVQQPIGVASRTDQYDINATVSGGGLSGQAGALRHGISKALTYYEPELRSVLKKGGFLTRDSRVVERKKYGHAKARRSFQFSKR; from the coding sequence ATGGCTGATCTCCAGTCCCTCCAGGACCTCGCCGTCATCTCGTCCGAGAACGCGGCTCCTGTCCATGTGCAGAAGCTCGACGCCCAGGGCCGCGCCTACGCGACCGGCAAGCGCAAGAACGCGATCGCCCGCGTCTGGATCAAGCCGGGTTCCGGCAAGATCATCGTGAACGGCAAGGAATTCCGCGGCTACTTCGCTCGCCCGGTTCTCCAGATGCTCGTCCAGCAGCCGATCGGCGTCGCTTCCCGCACCGACCAGTACGACATCAACGCCACGGTTTCGGGCGGTGGTCTGTCGGGCCAGGCCGGCGCGCTGCGTCACGGCATCTCCAAGGCTCTGACCTACTACGAGCCCGAGCTGCGCAGCGTCCTCAAGAAGGGCGGCTTCCTGACCCGCGACAGCCGCGTCGTCGAGCGCAAGAAGTACGGCCACGCCAAGGCCCGCCGCAGCTTCCAGTTCTCGAAGCGCTAA
- the argC gene encoding N-acetyl-gamma-glutamyl-phosphate reductase — protein MVSTVFIDGEVGTTGLQIRQRLEGRNDVRLLSIAPERRKETAARAELLNSADAVILCLPDAAAKEAVSLIDNPKVKLIDASTAYRTAPDWAYGFAELDSAQRDKIAASTRVSNPGCYATGAIALLRPFVAAGVLPANWPITINAVSGYTGGGKSMIAEFEDPNAANYTHENFRIYALPLQHKHVPEIQKHGQLDIRPIFAPSVGRYAQGMIVEIPLHLDLVPGRPTLKTLNETLSAHYAGERFVTVADLVESGAMTGLDPEGLNGTNRMKLFTFGTEGTGQARLVALLDNLGKGASGAAVQNLNLVLGLDEASGLN, from the coding sequence ATGGTATCCACGGTCTTCATCGACGGCGAAGTCGGCACGACGGGTCTGCAGATCCGCCAGCGGCTCGAAGGCCGCAACGATGTCCGCCTGCTGTCGATCGCGCCCGAGCGGCGCAAGGAGACGGCGGCCCGGGCCGAGCTTCTGAACAGCGCCGACGCCGTCATCCTCTGCCTGCCCGACGCGGCCGCGAAGGAAGCCGTCAGCCTGATCGACAATCCGAAGGTCAAGTTGATCGACGCCTCGACCGCCTACAGGACCGCGCCGGACTGGGCTTATGGCTTCGCCGAGCTCGATTCGGCCCAGCGCGACAAGATCGCCGCCTCGACGCGGGTCTCCAATCCCGGCTGCTACGCGACCGGCGCGATCGCGCTGCTGCGTCCGTTCGTCGCCGCCGGCGTGCTGCCCGCGAACTGGCCGATCACCATCAACGCCGTCTCCGGCTATACCGGTGGCGGCAAGTCGATGATCGCCGAATTCGAGGATCCGAATGCGGCCAACTACACGCATGAGAATTTCCGCATCTATGCGCTGCCGCTGCAGCACAAGCATGTGCCGGAGATCCAGAAGCACGGCCAGCTCGACATCCGCCCGATCTTCGCGCCCTCCGTCGGACGCTACGCGCAGGGCATGATCGTCGAGATCCCGCTGCATCTCGACCTCGTTCCCGGCAGGCCCACGCTCAAGACCCTGAACGAAACGCTTTCGGCCCACTATGCCGGCGAGCGCTTCGTCACGGTGGCGGATCTCGTCGAGAGCGGCGCGATGACCGGGCTCGATCCGGAGGGCCTCAACGGCACCAACCGGATGAAGCTGTTCACCTTCGGCACCGAAGGCACCGGCCAGGCGCGCCTGGTCGCGCTGCTCGACAATCTCGGCAAGGGCGCCTCCGGCGCCGCCGTGCAGAACCTGAACCTGGTTCTCGGCCTCGACGAGGCCAGCGGCCTGAACTGA